One region of bacterium genomic DNA includes:
- a CDS encoding HlyD family efflux transporter periplasmic adaptor subunit, translated as MNILAKIYQILDQIPIIKKFGSKKVLQISGVVILSLILLIVFMPKHENSDFEGLTAIVKQGDFTVSIIESGDIQAESQVFIAAPSIYGGSLQIIDLISEGTIVKQGDFLIQFDTSNLELQKSLREDELASLRADLKKMISQHSLTISNLKSSLKLSEYSYEQAKLSLKIRQFESEASKEEARLQLKQAEIDLARTKKQLESQKIINRSQIIKIKSSIKQAENRLKTIVENIKECTVRAPASGMVVYQEVGSWTSRERLKNGYTARRGESLMSIPDLSSMQVKFFVNEIDRQRVRQGQKVSINLEAYPDVIMSGKIINVSQLAQPVRWGSNLKGFAVLASIDSTNDILKPGMTAQVSVELNHYNDVVYIPVGAVFEYKGQTVIFPKKKKKPYVVYLGERNDKYVIVEKGAEKGMELLLTDPEGKAHLLGYSEENRRIEKVKKVMENSFNVFEKLGTLYKYSSEVKSDGKQGKSNAPALPSFLKKRLQKGGNAAEKNKEEMKSNGDSGQNTMKKFNLTPEMMKRLKKSSKKSGENQK; from the coding sequence ATGAATATATTGGCAAAAATCTATCAGATTTTAGATCAGATTCCTATCATAAAGAAGTTTGGTTCAAAGAAAGTATTACAGATTTCGGGAGTGGTTATTTTATCCCTTATCCTTTTAATTGTTTTTATGCCTAAACACGAAAATAGTGATTTTGAAGGTTTAACAGCAATTGTGAAGCAAGGTGATTTTACTGTCAGCATTATCGAATCAGGAGATATTCAGGCTGAATCGCAGGTTTTTATAGCAGCGCCTTCAATTTACGGGGGTTCTCTTCAGATAATTGATTTAATTTCGGAAGGTACTATTGTCAAACAAGGCGATTTTTTAATTCAGTTCGATACGAGTAATCTTGAACTGCAGAAATCATTACGTGAGGATGAGCTTGCTTCATTAAGGGCAGATCTGAAGAAAATGATATCACAGCATTCCCTTACAATATCAAATCTTAAAAGCAGCCTGAAACTTTCTGAATATTCGTATGAACAGGCAAAACTCAGCCTAAAAATCAGACAATTTGAATCTGAGGCAAGTAAGGAAGAGGCACGCCTGCAGTTGAAACAGGCCGAGATAGATCTTGCAAGAACAAAAAAGCAGCTTGAATCACAAAAAATAATTAACAGAAGCCAAATTATTAAAATAAAGAGCTCTATAAAGCAGGCGGAAAACAGGCTGAAGACAATTGTTGAAAATATTAAAGAGTGTACAGTCAGGGCTCCGGCAAGCGGTATGGTTGTTTATCAGGAAGTCGGAAGCTGGACTTCAAGGGAGAGGCTGAAAAACGGCTATACTGCGAGGCGCGGTGAATCTTTAATGTCAATTCCTGATCTTTCAAGCATGCAGGTGAAGTTTTTTGTGAATGAAATTGACAGGCAGAGAGTAAGGCAGGGGCAGAAAGTTTCAATTAATTTGGAAGCCTATCCGGATGTTATAATGTCCGGAAAGATAATTAATGTTTCTCAGCTTGCACAGCCTGTCAGATGGGGAAGTAATTTAAAAGGTTTTGCAGTCCTTGCATCAATTGATTCTACAAATGATATTTTAAAACCGGGCATGACTGCTCAGGTAAGTGTTGAATTAAATCACTACAATGATGTTGTTTACATTCCGGTAGGAGCTGTTTTTGAATATAAGGGCCAGACGGTTATTTTTCCAAAAAAGAAGAAAAAACCGTATGTAGTATATCTTGGTGAAAGAAATGATAAATATGTTATAGTTGAGAAAGGTGCTGAAAAGGGTATGGAATTACTTCTAACAGATCCTGAAGGAAAAGCCCATTTGCTGGGATATTCTGAAGAAAACAGGCGTATTGAAAAAGTAAAAAAAGTTATGGAGAATAGTTTTAATGTATTTGAGAAATTGGGAACTCTTTATAAATATTCAAGTGAAGTGAAATCTGACGGGAAACAAGGTAAGAGCAATGCACCTGCTTTACCGTCATTTTTAAAGAAAAGATTACAAAAAGGGGGAAACGCAGCAGAAAAAAATAAAGAGGAAATGAAAAGCAACGGGGATAGCGGGCAAAATACGATGAAAAAATTTAATTTAACACCTGAAATGATGAAGAGATTGAAGAAATCATCTAAAAAGAGTGGTGAAAATCAGAAATAA
- a CDS encoding efflux RND transporter periplasmic adaptor subunit, with protein sequence MKKVNLRDLPNKLKKLKKRTFIIIGAAAVVLILLIITLIPKKFNIATAVVSNGEFIIDLKTSGEIDALKSVNISLPRLRRRMSLQIVDMVPEGTYVKKGDFLLQLDNSEALQKVDEAKDKLENARAQLESEQASIESNMAQLVSQLESQRYNFEQAKLRLKMMQFEAEAKKQDSELSMKKAEASMDQAKKKIESQKIIDRATLMKAKLAVKQAEADLKEAEQTLDKLTIKASVNGLVVYKEIFSSSGMKKVQIGDSPWPGFPVIGIPDLSVMQAKTTVNENDISKIKKGQNVIVTVDALEGKAYYGSITRVASLAKREYSTNTKVFDVEVTLDSSDNQLRPGMTCNCQIIIDRLKDVLTVPVQSVFERDGKTVVYVKTRTGAVERKVVVGKKSKDFIEIKEGLNSGEEICLRDPTIPLNELGGEKQQNQSPVKKSKKSNSSRSIRFRMG encoded by the coding sequence ATGAAAAAGGTAAATCTGCGCGACTTGCCGAATAAATTAAAGAAATTGAAGAAAAGGACTTTTATAATAATAGGTGCAGCAGCTGTTGTTCTGATATTATTAATTATTACACTTATTCCCAAAAAGTTTAATATTGCAACAGCAGTTGTCAGCAATGGAGAATTTATTATTGATCTGAAAACGAGTGGTGAGATTGATGCGTTGAAGTCCGTTAACATATCTCTTCCAAGGCTGAGGAGAAGGATGTCACTTCAAATTGTAGATATGGTTCCGGAAGGCACCTATGTAAAAAAAGGTGATTTCCTCCTGCAGCTTGACAATAGTGAAGCCCTCCAAAAAGTTGATGAAGCAAAAGATAAGCTGGAGAATGCCAGGGCGCAGTTAGAAAGTGAGCAGGCTTCCATAGAATCAAACATGGCTCAACTTGTAAGCCAGCTTGAAAGCCAGCGTTATAATTTTGAGCAGGCAAAATTGAGGCTCAAAATGATGCAGTTTGAAGCTGAAGCTAAAAAGCAGGATTCGGAACTTAGTATGAAAAAGGCTGAAGCATCAATGGACCAGGCAAAGAAAAAAATTGAATCTCAAAAAATTATCGACCGTGCAACACTTATGAAAGCAAAACTTGCTGTAAAACAGGCAGAAGCAGATTTAAAAGAAGCAGAGCAGACGCTTGATAAGCTCACAATAAAAGCCAGTGTTAACGGGCTTGTTGTGTATAAAGAAATTTTTTCAAGTTCGGGTATGAAAAAAGTACAGATAGGAGACAGTCCATGGCCGGGTTTTCCTGTTATAGGTATTCCTGATCTGTCTGTAATGCAGGCAAAAACTACTGTAAACGAAAACGATATAAGCAAGATTAAAAAAGGGCAAAATGTGATTGTAACTGTTGATGCTCTTGAAGGCAAAGCGTATTACGGATCAATCACTAGAGTTGCTTCCCTTGCAAAAAGAGAGTATTCAACTAATACCAAAGTCTTTGATGTAGAAGTGACCTTGGATTCTTCTGATAATCAGCTGCGGCCCGGGATGACATGTAACTGCCAGATTATCATTGACAGATTAAAAGATGTTCTTACCGTACCGGTCCAATCTGTTTTTGAGAGAGACGGCAAAACAGTTGTTTATGTAAAAACAAGAACCGGAGCAGTAGAACGTAAAGTAGTTGTGGGAAAGAAAAGTAAAGATTTTATTGAGATTAAAGAAGGGTTGAATTCAGGAGAAGAAATCTGTTTAAGAGATCCTACAATACCTCTTAATGAATTGGGAGGGGAAAAACAGCAGAATCAATCCCCGGTTAAAAAGAGCAAAAAGAGCAATTCATCCAGATCTATACGGTTTCGCATGGGATAG
- a CDS encoding flippase-like domain-containing protein produces MTMKFFTRRETGLLLKLFFGILMMFVIIKDVNFSKIIEALHNPEHKIFIYISVLLLVPNLYIQWFRWHFLIKLVKKDVKVKETLGSYLSGMAAGFVTPGRVGEISRYLFLPEVDHYKAAAMVVIDKAYAAVPIIAAGVWGLSLMLMRILTYNLFLFIPILVTAFIVSSGVIIIFYHPLWIRTLIYNISLILPYRDKVKRFMTCFDLFSRSNAVYLMILSFVLYSIYILQFILLAHAFQSMTFATSLYATVTTMFVKTLLPVSFADLGIREGASVYFFTQLNVGKVAAFNSSILLFTINVFIPSVIGLFIIIFTVRKKDKRKSGNKSISSEVN; encoded by the coding sequence TTGACGATGAAATTTTTTACAAGGCGTGAAACAGGACTGCTTTTAAAATTATTTTTTGGAATATTAATGATGTTTGTAATCATAAAGGATGTTAATTTTTCAAAAATTATTGAAGCTCTTCACAATCCCGAGCATAAGATATTTATCTATATCAGCGTCTTACTTTTAGTGCCGAATCTGTACATTCAGTGGTTCCGGTGGCATTTTCTTATAAAACTTGTTAAAAAGGATGTTAAGGTTAAAGAAACCTTGGGGTCATATTTAAGCGGTATGGCCGCAGGTTTTGTAACACCTGGAAGAGTCGGCGAGATTTCCCGTTATCTTTTCCTTCCTGAAGTTGACCATTATAAAGCTGCTGCAATGGTGGTTATTGATAAGGCATACGCTGCTGTTCCTATTATTGCAGCAGGGGTATGGGGGTTATCTCTGATGCTGATGCGTATTTTAACATACAATCTGTTTTTATTTATTCCAATCTTAGTAACAGCATTTATTGTAAGCTCCGGTGTAATTATCATTTTTTATCATCCTTTATGGATAAGAACTTTGATTTACAATATTTCGCTTATTTTACCTTACCGCGACAAGGTAAAGCGATTTATGACATGCTTTGACCTTTTTTCCAGATCAAACGCAGTTTATCTTATGATTTTATCGTTTGTTCTATATTCTATTTATATTTTACAATTTATCTTACTGGCACACGCATTTCAATCAATGACTTTTGCAACAAGCCTGTATGCGACAGTTACTACGATGTTTGTAAAAACACTTCTGCCTGTATCTTTTGCTGACCTTGGTATCAGAGAGGGAGCTTCAGTATACTTTTTTACACAGCTTAATGTGGGTAAGGTTGCTGCTTTTAACAGTTCGATACTTCTGTTTACAATTAATGTTTTTATTCCTTCAGTTATTGGCTTATTCATAATTATTTTTACAGTTAGAAAAAAAGATAAAAGAAAGAGCGGCAATAAATCTATTTCTTCGGAGGTTAATTGA
- a CDS encoding glycosyltransferase: protein MKILHIAPFNYAGVPMNFVKAERNLGHYSRLIVLGSNNQGRDGDIFLNLKFIDSPFVKIAKKIFTPVKRRKIIYNVTPPEKVPITWSYANTGEKILIKSREVLWKKAIDKIIQDVDFWNFDLYQLDGGLGFYRDSRLIKKLHSKGKKIIVCYTGSDLRTRGVFPEIESISDLIVTVEFDHLKFHDNLNYVPFPFDFLMLPDKKKRDPKRIVIGHAPTNRAAKGSDIIINAIERLKNKYSYVDIDLIEGMLYKEALERKSMCDIFIDQIGNLGYGINSIESLAMGSVTCSSLAPGFKEAFPDHPFIEIDAGNIEEKIDDLIQDKKKMENIAAYGEKWARRFHDPIQVVTKIHNLLNG from the coding sequence TTGAAGATACTTCATATTGCTCCATTCAACTATGCAGGCGTTCCCATGAATTTTGTTAAAGCAGAGAGGAATTTGGGACACTATTCACGTCTAATAGTTTTAGGGAGCAATAACCAGGGAAGAGATGGGGATATTTTTCTCAATCTGAAGTTTATTGATTCTCCTTTTGTTAAGATTGCAAAGAAAATATTTACTCCGGTAAAAAGAAGGAAAATCATTTATAATGTTACTCCGCCTGAAAAAGTACCAATTACCTGGTCTTATGCAAATACAGGAGAAAAAATTTTAATTAAATCAAGGGAAGTATTATGGAAGAAAGCAATTGATAAAATAATTCAAGATGTTGATTTTTGGAATTTTGACCTATATCAGCTTGACGGAGGTCTTGGTTTTTACAGAGATTCCCGGCTGATAAAAAAACTGCATTCAAAAGGTAAAAAGATAATTGTGTGCTATACAGGCAGTGATTTAAGGACCAGAGGTGTTTTTCCTGAAATAGAATCGATTTCTGATTTGATAGTTACTGTAGAATTCGATCATCTTAAATTTCATGACAACCTGAATTACGTACCTTTTCCTTTTGATTTTTTAATGCTGCCTGATAAAAAGAAGAGGGATCCGAAAAGGATTGTAATAGGCCACGCACCTACAAACAGAGCGGCAAAGGGTAGTGATATTATTATCAATGCTATTGAAAGATTAAAGAATAAGTATTCATATGTTGATATTGATCTTATTGAAGGCATGCTTTACAAAGAAGCCCTTGAAAGAAAATCTATGTGTGATATCTTTATAGACCAGATTGGGAATCTCGGTTACGGAATTAACAGTATTGAATCTCTTGCAATGGGCAGCGTAACATGCTCAAGCCTTGCGCCAGGATTTAAGGAGGCATTTCCCGACCATCCTTTTATTGAAATAGATGCAGGGAATATTGAGGAGAAAATAGATGACCTTATTCAGGATAAAAAAAAGATGGAGAATATAGCTGCTTATGGTGAAAAATGGGCCCGGCGGTTTCATGATCCAATTCAGGTTGTAACAAAAATTCACAATTTATTAAATGGATAA